The following proteins are co-located in the Echinicola sp. 20G genome:
- the pdxA gene encoding 4-hydroxythreonine-4-phosphate dehydrogenase PdxA — protein sequence MKRPIIAITMGDPAGIGPEIIVKSFQDGALHDKCRPLVVGDAKTINKMVKDLGASLSVRAMASVEEARFDPEVIDVYDLDNVDQAQLEMGKVSAMAGNAAFEAVKKTIELALEEQVDATVTAPINKESINLAGHHFAGHTEIYATFTGTEKFAMLLVEQNLRVIHVTTHVPLRQACDLIKKERVEDVIRLLHDACVQFGIEKPRIGVAGLNPHAGDGGLFGTEDTEEILPAVTAAQSEGFLAEGPVPPDTLFAKAVQGYYDGCVAMYHDQGHIPFKMVGFKWNNETKTMESVKGVNITLGLPIIRTSVDHGTAFEIAGQGIASEDALNLAIDYAIPMAQNRKKHDSSYSR from the coding sequence ATGAAGAGACCAATCATAGCGATCACAATGGGAGATCCTGCAGGGATAGGTCCTGAGATCATAGTAAAAAGTTTTCAGGATGGTGCTTTGCATGACAAGTGCAGGCCTTTGGTAGTAGGAGATGCCAAAACCATCAATAAGATGGTGAAAGACTTGGGAGCCTCGCTCTCGGTTAGAGCCATGGCAAGTGTAGAAGAGGCGAGATTTGACCCAGAGGTGATCGACGTTTATGATTTGGACAATGTGGATCAAGCTCAATTGGAAATGGGAAAAGTCAGTGCGATGGCAGGAAATGCTGCTTTTGAAGCGGTAAAAAAGACCATTGAATTGGCATTGGAAGAGCAAGTAGATGCCACCGTGACTGCCCCAATCAATAAAGAATCGATCAACTTGGCCGGGCACCATTTTGCTGGCCACACAGAAATCTATGCTACTTTTACAGGCACTGAAAAATTTGCCATGCTATTGGTAGAGCAAAACCTGAGGGTGATTCATGTGACCACCCATGTGCCTTTGAGACAAGCTTGTGATTTGATCAAGAAGGAAAGGGTGGAAGATGTGATCCGGCTTTTGCATGATGCCTGTGTTCAGTTTGGAATCGAAAAGCCACGAATAGGGGTCGCAGGACTGAATCCCCATGCAGGAGATGGTGGGTTATTTGGTACAGAAGATACGGAAGAAATCCTTCCTGCTGTAACAGCAGCCCAATCCGAAGGCTTTTTGGCCGAAGGACCAGTTCCTCCGGATACGCTATTTGCCAAGGCTGTGCAGGGATATTATGATGGTTGTGTGGCCATGTACCATGATCAGGGGCATATTCCCTTTAAGATGGTAGGCTTCAAGTGGAACAATGAAACCAAGACCATGGAGAGTGTGAAAGGAGTAAACATTACCTTGGGCCTCCCGATTATTAGAACGTCGGTAGATCACGGGACTGCCTTTGAAATTGCCGGGCAGGGCATAGCATCTGAGGATGCGTTGAACTTAGCGATTGATTACGCCATTCCGATGGCACAAAACAGAAAAAAACATGATAGCAGTTATAGCCGATGA